Sequence from the Castanea sativa cultivar Marrone di Chiusa Pesio chromosome 12, ASM4071231v1 genome:
CAACATTTGATCCCACGTTTTATACCAGATTGGCTTCAAAATTAAGTCCACAAAAAAGAGTCACAAATTGCTAGCAACACATTGAAAATTAACATGCATAGTTTCAACTTCTCTgttggaagaaaaagaaaaaagaaaaacttagaGAACTTTAATGGAACTTAAGAACAAATGAATTCAAACCCAGACATATATTTGAAACCCCAATTTCAAATCCTGACATATATTTCAGGActtttcaaacccaaaaaaattaaactcaaatcAACCACTCCATAGATCTCAGTCCCAAGACCCATGACGAGCTGCTACCCACGGCCCCACGAACCTAGGTCTACCCACAACACCATGACCCCATGTTGATGTCCACCGTGACAATCCAAAATCTCAGATCGACTACCACTAAAACCCAAATCGCAACCTACACGTCACGCttctcaaaacccaaacccaaatcagtTATGCTCCTCCTTgacaaatcaaaacccaaacccatagaTTGGCTTCGCCGGCGACGGATCGGAGATGTTGGAGGTGGGTATGGCTTCGTCGGCATGAGGGAGATTTTTGCCTTGGTAGATCGAGTACATGCAGAGCTCGAAGTGGGTGGAggtgagagaagagaagaaaagggagaaaacTCACCGGACTGGCATCAGAGTGTGGGGTGGAGCTGCGTCTCTCTGTCGTCGGTGCATGTGGGTGGAACTGAGGTGAGCTTGAGGATGAATTTTGGGGTGTGTGAGGAATGTGTGAGAGAAGCGTGTGAGAAGTGACCAATTCGGAAATCTATTGAAGGTAAAATGGAAAGAGAAATTCGTTTACGGCGTGGGAAGCTTATTTTACAATCAAACTGATTTCTATTTTCAGTTTGATTGTATTTTCAAGTGGTGCGAAACACACACCCGagtgtaaaacattttcagattttagtttaCGTGCGAAAAAAAAGCTTTAATGATGATTCTTAGACTAATAAATCAAGTAGGTACCATTGTAGCATCTAAGATCTCAGGTGGGTGAGTAAGCGTGAGAGAGTGCGTGGGAGAGAAATGTTTGATCCgatttcttgtttgattttttgatgaAACTTGTTAGAGTAACGAAAAAAtgagaggtgggttacggagcaTAAAAGGATTGAACCATAAGTGGGTtaagtgtcaaaaatgaaaccacAGGTGAGTAAGTTAAATTTGGGCTAAATCACATGTGAATAATctgtaattatcccaaaaataaataaataaacatgcaaTAACATgacaaatacataaattttaaaattaaataataacataAGAATTAGGGGATCGTTAATTATTGATTGCCCAAATTAAAATTCTCTTTTATGACAATTGATGtcgtaattattattattagacaaAATGtcgtaattaatttttttgaccgaaaatgatagaaaaatgtcgtaattataaaattaggaaaaaatggTGAAATTTTGAGGCAGCGGGGTGGTAATATAAAGACAAAGTTGACTCGGAAAAGTGTCAATTAACTTTACGAGTTTACGGCAAACGAAAACAAAACAGTCGATTctcaaccaaaaattaaaaaaaaagaatcaggGAAGGGGAAGTTGAAAAAACGAGGAACAGTGACAAAAGCGCGTTTCCAGTGGCGGGTGCCACGACCCTTCCTTTTTATGACTACTACTAGTAAATACTAGTAAATTCTTCTCTTCCTCCTTCTCTGTTCTTTGTTCCTTCGCTGCTtctaaatactattttttttttttttctctctctgaaacaaattttgaaagagacagagacagagtcAGAGACACAATACAAATCCCTAAAAACATCACAAATCTCCAGGTCTTTTTCAATTACTACTCCTATTCTGaacccattaaaaataaataaaataataactaaattccaaaaaagaaacaaaactcaTATCTCAGAttcatcaattttcattttcaaaaaacacaataCACGAGTTGTTTCTCTGATTCCCCCGGCGCATGGACGGTTCTTATTCATCTCCATCGATCTCAACGGTCAGATTTCCTCctccccccccctctctctctctctctctctctcactcattcTCATGCaccacacactctctctctcttcatcaattacaccacaaaaaaaattaattactcacTGCACACATGGATATAtgcaccaccatcatcatcacctTTGTCCTGCTCAACTCTACTAGGGTTTATATTTACTACTAATactataattataatttattccTTAAAAGCAATTTTGGTCACAAAACAATGCCTTTGTGCAAACAGGGCTGGGCATTATGAGTTGTTATCGCAACACCACACTCGACTCGTCGttgtcgtcgtcgtcgtcgtctcCGCCTTTTAATTATGGGCTGCGGACCCTCCAAGGTTGATGACCTGCCGTTGGTCACTCTCTGCAAGGAACGGAGGGACTTCCTCAAAACGGCGTCGAATCACCGCTACGCTCTCGCCGCTTCGCACGTGGCCTACTTCCAGTCCCTGAAGAACATCGGCGACGCCTTGCGTCAATTCGTCGACGAAGAGCTCGTCATCGGCACCGACTCTCCCGGTTCTCCGGTCCTCACATTGCCCTCTGACCAAGGTAAGAAGAAAAAGTCCAAAAACCTAAACGACTCGTCGTCTACTTCGATTTCTCTCAGCCACAGTCCCAAAGTCGACGACGACGACATTGACGGTTCGCATTTGCACTTATCGTCGGATTCGGATCCGGATTCCGGGTCGGGTCACATCCGCATTCACGATCACACTAGCCCAGaagaagaacaacaagaacaacagcagcagcagccgGGTTTTTATTATTCACCTCCTCCTGCGAATTATTGGGCTCCGCCTGGAGATTATCAGTACCCGTATCCTGCTGCTGCTCCTCCGAATTGGGGTCCGACCGGGTCGACTTCTTATGCGTATTACATGAAAAGCTCCGGCCCGCAAGTACAGTCTGTGATGATGGAGGACCCGGAGAGATACCCGGTGTCAAATGGGCAATTTTCCGAATCGGGTTACGGGTATTCGGGTTATGGGAATAATGGGTTTTTCGGGTTTTCGATGGGTGGTTCGCCGGCGAATGATCCTGGGAATAATCGGGATCAGCAACCGAGTAAGCCGGCTCCTCCGCCTTCGCCGCCGAGGGTTTCCACTTGGGATTTTCTCAATGTGTTTGATAGTTATGATAATAGTGGTTACCCGGCTTATTATCCCCAGGCCCGGTTCGGATTCGGGTCGACCACGAGTAGTCCGGACTCGAAGGAAGTGAGGGCAAGAGAGGGTATTCCTGATTTGGAAGATGAAATGGAGCAAGAAGTGGTTAAGGAAGTTCATAAGGAGAGGAAGAAGTTGAAAGAGGAAGTTAATGCGAATAATAGGAATGTGAATTTCAATAATAGGAATAAGAATAGGAGTAGGAATGTGAatatgaacatgaacatgaatgcTGGTGAAGGAACTTCAAGGGGCGTGCCATTGCCATCACATGTTGGTTCAGGAAGCTCAAGCACAATACCATTACATAGCAGTGGTGATAGTTCACTACATTCGGCCCAAGGAAAAGATGTGAAGAGTAGTAGTCCTGATACAATCGTGTCGATATCATCCGAACACGAGTATTCGGGGAAGAAAGGAGTGACATTTGGTGTTGATGAAGCGTCCCCGATAGATGCAGGATCTTCCAAGATAAGTAGCTTGACTACATTGTCGAACCATGGCTCGAGGGACCTTCGGGAAGTTGTGAGGGAAATCAGGGATGAATTTGAGACTGCCTCTAGTTATGGGAAAGAGGTTGCACTGTTGCTTGAGGTGGGCAAGCAGCCTTACCAGACTAAAGGCACTGCACTTAAAGGTATTCTAATAATTGTTCATCTTAGTAGCTTGTCATATATTTCTTGATTGAGTGTTCACTAGTTTTGTGTGTGTAATTACATTCACTCCAGAGCATTTTTGGTTTCTGTTGTTGGGAATGTCATTTACAGGTTGCTTGTCAAATGCACTGTGTTAGATTTCA
This genomic interval carries:
- the LOC142621261 gene encoding uncharacterized protein LOC142621261 isoform X2, with product MGCGPSKVDDLPLVTLCKERRDFLKTASNHRYALAASHVAYFQSLKNIGDALRQFVDEELVIGTDSPGSPVLTLPSDQGKKKKSKNLNDSSSTSISLSHSPKVDDDDIDGSHLHLSSDSDPDSGSGHIRIHDHTSPEEEQQEQQQQQPGFYYSPPPANYWAPPGDYQYPYPAAAPPNWGPTGSTSYAYYMKSSGPQVQSVMMEDPERYPVSNGQFSESGYGYSGYGNNGFFGFSMGGSPANDPGNNRDQQPSKPAPPPSPPRVSTWDFLNVFDSYDNSGYPAYYPQARFGFGSTTSSPDSKEVRAREGIPDLEDEMEQEVVKEVHKERKKLKEEVNANNRNVNFNNRNKNRSRNVNMNMNMNAGEGTSRGVPLPSHVGSGSSSTIPLHSSGDSSLHSAQGKDVKSSSPDTIVSISSEHEYSGKKGVTFGVDEASPIDAGSSKISSLTTLSNHGSRDLREVVREIRDEFETASSYGKEVALLLEVGKQPYQTKGTALKVIFSRICYLVAPSMFSSQPPTSSSVRISKRTMKMAKAYYGESVKDFNMKPGNLSSTLDKLYAWEKKLYKEVKDEERLRVTYEKKCKRLKFLDDRGAETGKIDAAQASIRKLLTKINVCIRAVEAISNRINKLRDEELQPQLTQLIHGLIKMWKSMLKCHQKQFQAIMESKVRSLKANTSSRRDSGRIEAPPVFIICNDWYQAMEGISERKVANSMHGFAVSLRQLCERQNEEQRQKIEAEFLSKDFEKQLRTLRMETGKMELDHDTVSDKTAVSKVPSESGVSPLDDLKVDLDSMRKRLYEERAKHKETIRWVHDAASNSVQAGLVPIFEALENFTLEALKAHEQVRLPKAGGS
- the LOC142621261 gene encoding uncharacterized protein LOC142621261 isoform X1, whose protein sequence is MGCGPSKVDDLPLVTLCKERRDFLKTASNHRYALAASHVAYFQSLKNIGDALRQFVDEELVIGTDSPGSPVLTLPSDQGKKKKSKNLNDSSSTSISLSHSPKVDDDDIDGSHLHLSSDSDPDSGSGHIRIHDHTSPEEEQQEQQQQQPGFYYSPPPANYWAPPGDYQYPYPAAAPPNWGPTGSTSYAYYMKSSGPQVQSVMMEDPERYPVSNGQFSESGYGYSGYGNNGFFGFSMGGSPANDPGNNRDQQPSKPAPPPSPPRVSTWDFLNVFDSYDNSGYPAYYPQARFGFGSTTSSPDSKEVRAREGIPDLEDEMEQEVVKEVHKERKKLKEEVNANNRNVNFNNRNKNRSRNVNMNMNMNAGEGTSRGVPLPSHVGSGSSSTIPLHSSGDSSLHSAQGKDVKSSSPDTIVSISSEHEYSGKKGVTFGVDEASPIDAGSSKISSLTTLSNHGSRDLREVVREIRDEFETASSYGKEVALLLEVGKQPYQTKGTALKVIFSRICYLVAPSMFSSQPPTSSSVRISKRTMKMAKAYYGESVKDFNMKPGNLSSTLDKLYAWEKKLYKEVKDEERLRVTYEKKCKRLKFLDDRGAETGKIDAAQASIRKLLTKINVCIRAVEAISNRINKLRDEELQPQLTQLIHGLIKMWKSMLKCHQKQFQAIMESKVRSLKANTSSRRDSGLKATLELEMELLNWCSRFNNWINTQKSYVKSLNGWLLRCLNQEQEETPDGPAPFSPGRIEAPPVFIICNDWYQAMEGISERKVANSMHGFAVSLRQLCERQNEEQRQKIEAEFLSKDFEKQLRTLRMETGKMELDHDTVSDKTAVSKVPSESGVSPLDDLKVDLDSMRKRLYEERAKHKETIRWVHDAASNSVQAGLVPIFEALENFTLEALKAHEQVRLPKAGGS